The stretch of DNA CGTCACCACGGCTTGTCACTCCGGCGACGACGACATTCCACCGGAACAAGCGACCTCGGCGGTTCTGGTCCCGGATGTAGTCCTTGATCGGGCCGGGCAGCATGTCCGTCTCGTCCGGGTGGAAGCGGAACTCCTCCAAAAATGTCATGATCTGTTCCACACCGACGTCCAGAAGCACGTGCCGCATGCCGTTCTCCTGGGCTTTGTGGGCTACGCTTTCGCCCTCCAGCCGGCGCAGCAGTGCCGTGGCCGCCTCGAGGTTGTGTCGCAACCACGCCTCGTCCCGGTGGTAATACTTCAACATCTGCGGTGATTTGGCGCGATACGAGAGGTCGCGGTCAATCACGGACTGCATCTTGGCTCGGGCCGTGATGTTCAGTACGGGATGCAGCCGCACCCGTACTGCGAACTGCAGGGGAGTCACGTCCTCCTGCTCGTAACGCTCCACGTCGAGGCGGATCTCCCGTTCGACGGTCGCCAGATCGAAGTAGAAGTCCTGAAGTTCGCCGGTCATCCAGACGCGCGGCAGATCCTCGTAACCGGGACGGAAGCCGAACCAACGTCCCATCTGCAGGAGAGTGTCGTAGGCGCTGGAGGTCCGCACGAAGTAGCTGACGACGAGTCCCTCGAGTGTCAAACCACGCGAGAGGATGTTCCCTCCCACGACGATCTGCGTGGTCCCCTCCTCCTCGTACGTCAGGCGCTGCAAGCTGCGGGAGTTCTCGACGACGACCCGCGTGTCGGCGACCACCTCGGCCAAGTGGGGCCACAACGTCTCGAAGGGAACGGGGTCGCATCCTTCGACCCGCACTCTGTGCGACTCCTTCTCCCATTGGGCCGCGAGCTTCTCGGAGAGGGCCGCGTCGCCGCGAGTGAGGGCCGCGTACCTCTCGCGGCGACGCTCGTCAATGAGCGGTGCGAACCGATCGTGTACGGCCGCGGACAACGTGGTGTGGACGAGCATGCTGGAGTGTTCGCCGCGCTGGCCCCGTGCGCCACGCGCAGCCGTAGCCATCCAGAAGTAGTCCAGCGCGTCCTCGAGACTGGGGGTCAGGTACGGCTGGAACGTTACGGCGTCGCGCGAATTGACTGGCCTGAGCAGCGGTACCTCCTCGTCGGGTACGTCCCGCAGCATGTCGAGGCCTTCGAAGGTCGCCTCGTCGTCGCTGTCGAAGCTCTCTCGACCGAAGATACGCTCCGGGCCGAAGTAGCGGTCGGGTTGAGGCAGGTCGACGATGAAGTCCCGTGGGTACAAGTCCTCCGGCACCGTGGGGTCCACGAACAGGTTCGCGAAGGGAGTGGCCGTATAGCCCACGTACGCCACCTTGGGAAGCGCGCCGAGAATCGCAAGCAGCTGCCGGTTGACGGCGGTTCGGGTGTCTCCTCGTGAAGTGTTGATGCTGGCCTGATCCGCCTCGTCGTCAATGACGAGCACCGGGCAGGTGGCGAGTACGGGGCCTGCTCCGAGAAGCCATTCGTGCAGTTTCCGCAACGGTGCGGCGTTCTTCTTGACTACACACAGGATTTTCTGATCGTGTCGGCCGGTGAGGAATGCCGCCGCCTTCGAGGCGGGCGTTTCAAAGTCCGAGTCGGATGTCGTGAGCAGATGCCAGGAGTCCGGGTTCTCGTCGGCGAGTTCGGCCGCGAGCCGCCTCTGCGTCTGTCGGCGCAGTGCGTTGTGCATGCCGGAAAGGACGATGAAGAGGCGATAGCCGGCGTCGGCGGCCTTAGCGATCACCGCGGAGTAGTTCGCCGTCTTACCGCTTTGCACGTACCCCAACACGAGGCCTCGGACGTCGAACGTGTCCGTCTGTGGGGCTTCGAGCAACGCCACCACCTTGGTGGATGCCGCGTCCAGAGACGCGAGGGAGTCGGGCCGCCAGCCACGTGCTTCCAGTCGACGCCGCAGGGCGGGCCAGTATCGGTCGTCCTCGGTCGCACCGTGGTACCAGCCCGCACGGGTCTTGTCGCCGTACATCGTGCGGGGCACGTCGAGGGTCTTCAAACGCAAGGCACGCCTCTCGAACTCCTCCCGTGCTGCTCGGACCTGGTCCTCCGGCGCGATTTTCGCGAGATGACGACAGGCCTCGTCAAGCGTTCGACCGCCACGGACGAGCCCTCCCAACGTAGCGACGATCCATTCCATGTCCATGTGCGGCGTTGTCCTTTCGGGGATATGAGAAGACTGAGCGGTACGTACCGCCCAGATTACAAGACCGCGTCTTTCCCGGGTGCCGAATTGTCGTCCCGATCAGTGGTGTGGGGCCGGCTACCGATCGCGTGGTACGTTCACGCTCGCTCTTGAGCAGTCACTGGTCGGGCCCCCACCTGATCACTCGCCGTCGGATGCTCCGCGCGAATAGAACTGCAGAGCTCTCCGGAACGGCTCGAGGTTCTCTTGCCGCAGAAGCTCGGGAGCGTCTCGCCACAGCATTCGCTCGGCGACCTCGAACGCCCAGCCCGAGACATCGGTCTCGTCCTGCGCAGCGTGAAGGTCCTCGAGGTCGTACGAGGTCAGTCCAGGGTCATCCACACCGTAACGGCCGCTCAATGCGACTGTCAGAGCCAGGGTCTCGCTCGGGCCCCGGGCTTCCTCGAACAGTTCCTCGTAGAGAACGTTCGCCAGGATCGCTCGGGCCAGGTTGAGGGCCGCCTCGTCCGGTGTCGGGAGTGGCGCGTCGGACCCGACACCGATCACCTCGCGGAAGTAGGTGGGGCGTGTCGCGTAGTTCGCCACGACCGAGTCCATTGTCGACAGACACTCCCTCACCAGGCACTCCACGTCCTCATTCATCCACTGAATCTACCCGAGGAGCGTGGGGGTGAGCCGGGCCTTCGACGGCGGTGCGCCTTCTCGATCGCTTCCGCGGCCCATCAAGCCGTGGCTCCGAGTGCGTTCCCCCTGAAGGACGTGCCCGATCGCAGGTGACCCGGCTGCCTCCCAACGCGGCCTCGATCTGCTCCAGGACATCGTCGAGGCGCTTCTTCACGTCCTTTTCCCATACCCTGATCACATGCCAGCCGGCGGCCTCCAGTTCTGCCCGCTGTCGGGCGTCCCTGGCTATGTTCCGTTCGATCTTCTCACGCCAGAAGGGCTGCAGCTTGCCAGACCACGTCTCGAAATCCCTCCCGTGCCAGAAGTCTCCGTCAACGAACACCGCTACCTTCCTCTTCGGGAAAGCCACGTCGGGTGTCCCCGGTAATCCCGCGAGATGTTTGCGGAAGCGCCAGCCTCGACGGTGCAGGGCGGAACGCAAGGTGAGTTCCGGTGCCGTGTCCTTTCTGCGGACGCGACGCATGAGCGCGCTCCGGCGGTCCTTCGAGAGCTTGTCGGCCACATGGTCAGGCTATAGTGGTGAGGCGTGGGAAGGTGTGTTCCTCATGACCCGTTCACGACGTTGTAGCATCCCTGATAGGAACGATGGCCTCTGTTGACCCTTCCCCAACCCAACTACCCGATCGAGCTGTGGTCGCGGTGGATCTATTCTGTGGCATCGGTGGACTGACCCATGGACTCCTGAAGGCCGGCGTGAAGGTCGTCGCGGGGTACGACCTGGACGCTTCTTGCCGGTACGCTTACGAGGCGAACAACGAAGGTGCAGTCTTCCACCACGCGGATGTCACGACGCTCACGGCCGCCGATCTTCGGAAACACTATCCGGAAGGCGCAGTTCGAGTTCTCGTAGGGTGTGCACCGTGTCAACCGTTTTCCAGCCTGAAGAGGACCTCACGCGCGGAAGACGTCCAATCCGGTGCGAGTCCGAGAACGGATCTCGACGATCCGGCTTGGGCTCCTCTTCGCCACTTCGGTCAACTCATCGAGGATCTGTCGCCGGACGTGGTCAGTATGGAGAACGTCACCCGGCTCGCCAACAGGAAAAAGTATCCCGTGTACGACGAGTTCATCGGGCGACTCGAGCGGGCAGGCTACCTCGTCACGGAGTACCGACCGTACGGACCTGACTTCGGCATCCCACAACGTCGGCGTCGTCTCGTGGTCTTCGCGTCGAAACATGGCTCGGTCAATCTCGTACGACCAGGCAAGAAGCCCGCTCCGGAGGACGTCTCCGTCGCGAGGAGCCTGTCTGTCCTACCGAAGCTGGAACACGGCCAGAGCGACCCGAACGACCGCGTCCACGTGGTACGGCGCCTTACCGAGACGAACCTCAAGCGTGTCGAGGCGTCCAGGCCTGGGGGAACCTGGGAGGACTGGCCCGAGGCCCTTCGCCTCGAGTGCCACAAGAAGGCGACCGGCACGTCGTTCGCTTCCGTCTACGGTCGCATGGACCCCGAGGCTCCGGCACCGACGATCACCACTCAGTTCTTCAACGTGGGTACGGGACGCTTCGTCCACCCGGAGCAGAACCGTGGGTTGAGCTTGCGCGAAGGGGCTATCCTGCAGACGTTTCCTCGGGAATACGCCTTCGTGGAGGACGGAAAGCCTCTGAGTATCCAGGGGCTCGGTAGACACATCGGGAACGCGGTGCCGCCCGTGTTGGGTCGGGTCATCGGCCGCTCCATCCTCAACCACGTCACTCAGATGCCTCTTTTCTGAGCCATGTCGACGCCGTCGCGGGGCGGCCCGGACGATGACTTCTTCCTCGTCTCCTTGACGAGCGCCTCCACACTTCATCCCAGTGTCGCGCTCGGTCGACCAACCGCGCCGACGCTCCGACTGCCATCCACGGTGCAGCGGGCCTGACAACACCTCGTCGGCCGGTGGAGGGATAGCAGTGCGTGCCCGGCCTGTGCTGTACGACGACGGGTCCCGTCAAGGAGTCGATGGAGCGCCCCACGCCTCGCCTGGGGCCGGCAGTTCCGGATCGCCCGAGTGGACCGTTCCCTACGGGCTTCACGCCGAAGACGGGGGTGGCGAGCGGTATTTGCGTGTCCGGCCCACGTCCTCGACGGATACAGTGTCGTCGAGGAGGCGTCCGTTTTGAGAATCACCCGTTCCGTCTTCAGGCTTTACGACTTCCTGTCCTGGCAACGCTCTGGGGAGCTAGATACCAGTCCGAAATTCCAACGCCGTTCCGTCTGGTCGGCAAGCGCGAAATCCTTCCTGGTCGACACCGTCATCCGCGACATGCCCGTACCCATCATCATTCTGCGCAATGTCCTGAACGACACCACGTACCACGAGACCCGGGAGGTCGTGGACGGTCAACAGCGCCTACGTACGCTCCTGGGATTCGTGGACTCGAGTGTCCTTCCGGATTTCGATGAGGCTAGGGAAGCTTTCACCGTACGTCGGACTCATAACGCTGACTTGGCCGGACTGTCTTTCGCCCAGTTCCCGCCCGAGCTCAAGACGAAGGTGCTGAACTACGAGTTCAGCGTGCACACGCTGCCCTCGGATACCACTGACAAGGAGGTGCTTCAGATCTTCGCACGACTCAATTCCAGTGGAGTCAAACTTAATGAACAAGAAATTCGTAACGCCGAGTTCACAGGGGTCCTGAAGACGCTCGTATACGACGTGGCTCTAGACCACTTGGAACGTTGGAGACGCTGGAAGGTGTTCTCCGAGGTAGAGATCGCGCGGATGGACGAAGTAGAAGCGACAAGCGACATCGTTCTCATGATGCAACAGGGGTTAAAGGCAAAGACTCAAGGACAGCTTACCCGCTTCTACGCCCAGCACGAAGAAGAGTTCGACGGCGCCTCGGAAGTTCCCAAGCGCTTCGACTCGGTGATGGAGGCCATCGATTCCACTATAGGAGGATGGATCGCAGGGAGCCAATTGGCGCGCAAGACCGTTTTCCCACTCGTCTTCGCCGTGTACTACGACCTGATGTTCGGCCTGGGGACTCCCCTCGAAACAGTCACTCCACGGCCTCTTGGCGCTGGGCTCTCGGACGCGTTGCGTGCTGCTGCCCTAGCGATGAAAGACCGTTCGAACCTACCGGAGGCCGTATCGGACGCCCTGCGCGGGTCAACGAACAACGTAGAAAGTCGGCGTGCAGTCTTCGACTTCCTCAAAGGCGGCTATGACAGGACCGGCGCCTAGTCCATCCCTCCCCGTCAGCAGGACATTGTTCTCCCAGTTGGAGACACGGCTCAACTCCCTCGAAGCGACCCGCGCACAACTCGAGGCGCTGTTCAGAGGCGGCAGTCTCGCCCAAGATGCCTTGGACAACGCCTACGTCGGCCTTTACGTAACTATGTGCGTTGAGTTCGAAGGCTTTCTCGAGAACCTCTTCCTGTCCTTGCTCCTTGACGGCGCAGGCGTGGTCCAGACGGGTGTCGCACCGACGGTGGTCGTCGGGTCGCAGGAAGTGGTCAAGGCGATGGTCATAGGTCCAGGTAAGGACTACGCGGATTGGTTGCCTTATGATCGAACAGAACAGAAGGCGAATATTTTCTTTCAATCCGGCAAGCCGTTCACTAATGTGAGCGGTGATCAAAAGGGGTACGTAAAGGAGATTATGTACCTTAGGAACGCCTTGGCACACAGCAGCGAGTATAGTCGACGGGTATTTCTTGACAAGGTCATTCAGCAGCGCCCACTGTCCAACGCGGAGCGCACACCGATCGGCTTTTTGCGTGTCCGCATCTCGAACGGTCGCACCATTTATCAAGAACATCGACTCAGGTTGCTCAACATCGCAAACACGCTCACGACTTGACAAGTCGCTATTTGATTGAACTGCGGTAAAAATTACCTGCCCGCCACTTCTCTCGAGATGCCGACCCAAGTTAGGTCGACACTCACACTCCTGGCGTCTGAGGTAGGTCGCCGCCCCTACTCAGACGCCTCAACGACCCGAAGGGCCTCGTCCGGGCGAGAGTGCCACGTTTCGTCGGCAACCATCTACTGCCCAGGGGGTACTGCCCAGGGGGACAGGGGGTTCGTCCTCTGCTGCCGTAGGTGCGGTACTGCCCGGGGGTAGACGAGCGGTAGCGAATACACCGGCGTGGCGGCTCTGAGAGAAAGGATCGCAGAGGCGCGATGAGTCGTGGCCCATCATCCGGGGCTTCCCCCGGCCACCAAAAGCCTTCACCCGGCAGGAGCCGGGTGGGGGAGGAGTGTCGTTCCGGAACGGCGAATTCTCCTCCCGAGGTGTCTCCCCGCATGCTCATCACCCACAACCTCCGCGTCCTCCACGAGGCCAACCCCACCCTCGCCAGGCTCATCGCCGACCGTCACCTCCTCCCCTGCCCCGGCGAGGTCGTCCACGCCTCGCCAGGCGTCGTCTACCGCTCAGCCCCCGCCCTCCTCGACCGCGGCACCGTGTCGGCCCTGAGCGACATCGAGATGCAGCTCGGCCCCGGTATCTTCCCTGCCCACGTGCACGCTCTTCCGCCCGAGGAATATGCGGGCCTCCTGCTCGGCTCACCGGGGTTTCGGCAGCATGACGACGTGCGCTGCCTGATCGAGCCGCTGACCCAGGCCCTCTCCCTCGACGAGCGTCAGGAGTGGCGACAGGCCCTGGTGGCGGCCCTCCTGCGGGAGGCCCGGTCGGACAGCACCCCGCTGCTGCTGCCTCACCCCCCCGCGAGACCCGCCACCTGGCTGCCCGAGGGCACCCGCCTGGTTCATGGGCGAGCCGGGTGGTTTCTCTGCTTGGCCTTCGAGCTCCCCGACCAGCGTCCCGGGATGACCGTCAACCGCAGCGCGGTGGGCATCGACGTGGGCCTGCGGACCCTGGCGGTGGCGTCGTACAAGAGCGGCTTGATCCACAGGGCCAGGGGCATCGCGGACGTCCCGCTTGACACCGCCACCCTCGCGCACCTGCTGCCCGGACGTCCTGACCTGTGGTTCCGGGCGCAGCTCATGGGAGTGGCCGTTCAGCACGCCGCCGCACGCGCCGAACTGGCCCAGTTCACGACCCTCCTGTTAGCCGCGGCGAGCACGGTGGGCTACGAACAGCTCACCTACAAGGACACGGACGAGCGGTTCAAACGGCGGTCGCGGCAGTTGGGTCTGCGGGATTACCTGGCCGTCTGGCTGCCCAGCCGGTTGCGGCAGCAGGGCCTGATCGGTCAGGCAGTCGCGCCGCACCTGTCGAGTGTGATTTGCAACCGCACGTACCACGGCGGCACCCGGGACCAGGACCACCTGCACGTCTCCAGCGGGGACCACCACACGGTGGTGGACGCCGACGAGAACGCCGCCAGCAACATCCGGGACTTGGCCCTCGCGCACCTGATTCAGGCCAAGAGTCGCGGCCTCACCCGGGCCTCGTGAACGGCTGTTGCAGGAGCCGCGCACCACCAACGGCGGACTCTCTCATATTTCGCTCGTCGGTACAAAATGCAGTATCAAACGAAATAAAGTCACCCTTTTTGATGTCAGAAAAATGAATTTACTAAAACGGGTGTAACAATGGTGTTCAGGAGGCAGTCATGACTGACGACAACACCGATGGCCTGTTCCCCGAACTCATTCAAACACTCGAAGGCAGTGACTTCATCCGCGACCCTCAGGCACACGAAGATGCCGGTGAGGCGTCAGTGCCGGACGACGAGTCGGTGTCCACCTCGACGGAAGACTTACCCGACGGCAACTTCATCCTGCTCAGCACCCTGCTGCTGCGCGATCTTCCGCCCGCGGAGCGCTCGCTGGTGGTCGAGCACTACGAGGACGGAGTTCGCCGCAGCATCATCCGCAGCGTCCAACTGGAAGGCACGTCGTTCACGGTCCGGATGCTGGCCGGCGGCCAGACCGGTCGGCGCCGCAGCCTGCAAGACGAGCTGATCCGGCGAACGCCCGAGTTCGAGGAGTGGCTGCGGGTGCAGCGGACCGAGTCGCTGTACGCGTACCGGGCCGCGACCGGTCGGGCGACGTCCACCCTGGAACGCCTGCGCACCGGCCAGGACGATTTCAACAGGCTCGCGGACCTGCGCCGCCAGCTCCTGCGCGGCAAGGGCCGTGGCACCGAATGAGTGCACCCACGACGCCGAAGATCGTCGTCGCGGAGGAGGGCGACGTCGTTCTGCGCCGCCGTACCCACACGGCGTTGCAACAGCTTCATGCCGACGGGGCGTGGCGGGCGGACGAGGTCGCCGCCCACCTCCCCGAGGCGGCGGACCTGTACGGCGCGGGCCTTCTCGACCGGGCGTCCACCGTCATCGGCACGCTGACACTCCTGACGCCGCGGGGGCAGCGGTTGATCGGCTCCACGGCGCGGCAGGCCGGCAGCGTGTCACGGCAACTGGACCGGGCCTACACCCGGCTCGCGCTCAAGGAACTGGGCTGGTCCGTCACGCCGGACGTGCAGTACCTGCGGCAGTACGACCGCACGGGGCGGATGACCGCCGTCATGACCCCGTTCGCCGGGGAGGGCGACTCGGGAGCGGCCCTGGTCATCGGCAAGATGCCCGGAGGGTTCTCGAACACCGGCATCCGGCACCTCATCACCCGCCTGCGGAGCAACGCCCTGCGGCGCGGATTCTGGGTCATCCTCTTGAGCCCGAGTGCCCGCCGTGGGCAGCAACTC from Deinococcus aestuarii encodes:
- a CDS encoding Z1 domain-containing protein yields the protein MDMEWIVATLGGLVRGGRTLDEACRHLAKIAPEDQVRAAREEFERRALRLKTLDVPRTMYGDKTRAGWYHGATEDDRYWPALRRRLEARGWRPDSLASLDAASTKVVALLEAPQTDTFDVRGLVLGYVQSGKTANYSAVIAKAADAGYRLFIVLSGMHNALRRQTQRRLAAELADENPDSWHLLTTSDSDFETPASKAAAFLTGRHDQKILCVVKKNAAPLRKLHEWLLGAGPVLATCPVLVIDDEADQASINTSRGDTRTAVNRQLLAILGALPKVAYVGYTATPFANLFVDPTVPEDLYPRDFIVDLPQPDRYFGPERIFGRESFDSDDEATFEGLDMLRDVPDEEVPLLRPVNSRDAVTFQPYLTPSLEDALDYFWMATAARGARGQRGEHSSMLVHTTLSAAVHDRFAPLIDERRRERYAALTRGDAALSEKLAAQWEKESHRVRVEGCDPVPFETLWPHLAEVVADTRVVVENSRSLQRLTYEEEGTTQIVVGGNILSRGLTLEGLVVSYFVRTSSAYDTLLQMGRWFGFRPGYEDLPRVWMTGELQDFYFDLATVEREIRLDVERYEQEDVTPLQFAVRVRLHPVLNITARAKMQSVIDRDLSYRAKSPQMLKYYHRDEAWLRHNLEAATALLRRLEGESVAHKAQENGMRHVLLDVGVEQIMTFLEEFRFHPDETDMLPGPIKDYIRDQNRRGRLFRWNVVVAGVTSRGDGKILKDFVPGMDVALVNRSRYERSTGPDTANIGFLVNNLDRIADLEVSPEARVATLNDVLALREASPYVDHGVLMLYVIDKDSRYEPRKREGRNHKPRTDLAAVADMAGVSILFPDFESDDVRDGVVGYVSVDLSRVPPSLEELEYEEETVP
- a CDS encoding very short patch repair endonuclease; the encoded protein is MADKLSKDRRSALMRRVRRKDTAPELTLRSALHRRGWRFRKHLAGLPGTPDVAFPKRKVAVFVDGDFWHGRDFETWSGKLQPFWREKIERNIARDARQRAELEAAGWHVIRVWEKDVKKRLDDVLEQIEAALGGSRVTCDRARPSGGTHSEPRLDGPRKRSRRRTAVEGPAHPHAPRVDSVDE
- a CDS encoding DNA cytosine methyltransferase, which gives rise to MASVDPSPTQLPDRAVVAVDLFCGIGGLTHGLLKAGVKVVAGYDLDASCRYAYEANNEGAVFHHADVTTLTAADLRKHYPEGAVRVLVGCAPCQPFSSLKRTSRAEDVQSGASPRTDLDDPAWAPLRHFGQLIEDLSPDVVSMENVTRLANRKKYPVYDEFIGRLERAGYLVTEYRPYGPDFGIPQRRRRLVVFASKHGSVNLVRPGKKPAPEDVSVARSLSVLPKLEHGQSDPNDRVHVVRRLTETNLKRVEASRPGGTWEDWPEALRLECHKKATGTSFASVYGRMDPEAPAPTITTQFFNVGTGRFVHPEQNRGLSLREGAILQTFPREYAFVEDGKPLSIQGLGRHIGNAVPPVLGRVIGRSILNHVTQMPLF
- a CDS encoding DUF262 domain-containing protein encodes the protein MRITRSVFRLYDFLSWQRSGELDTSPKFQRRSVWSASAKSFLVDTVIRDMPVPIIILRNVLNDTTYHETREVVDGQQRLRTLLGFVDSSVLPDFDEAREAFTVRRTHNADLAGLSFAQFPPELKTKVLNYEFSVHTLPSDTTDKEVLQIFARLNSSGVKLNEQEIRNAEFTGVLKTLVYDVALDHLERWRRWKVFSEVEIARMDEVEATSDIVLMMQQGLKAKTQGQLTRFYAQHEEEFDGASEVPKRFDSVMEAIDSTIGGWIAGSQLARKTVFPLVFAVYYDLMFGLGTPLETVTPRPLGAGLSDALRAAALAMKDRSNLPEAVSDALRGSTNNVESRRAVFDFLKGGYDRTGA